The Pleuronectes platessa chromosome 11, fPlePla1.1, whole genome shotgun sequence genome includes a window with the following:
- the LOC128450506 gene encoding TOG array regulator of axonemal microtubules protein 1, whose translation MIPGLISQELHKQLLDPKNYLNRTDGVEELKRVLSGVDIKSIPSASIEDFINFLPRLLDDSNFKVLYGTLQVLNILIQRLGTSVEKYFKLLLLVAFKALGDARTITRSEYMNAFQRLMETVAPQQVLNLLVSNLKHKNSRIREDVLNIIMAAMLTHPRRDFNIPKLCNEVAPYLADSKKKVRHAALELFAVFDYCLDTGKKQTLMKAVDMVELNDDAEGLMAAVQARRARRVLPKLSSDGIVEYGLVVPKPGQRCSLQYGSGADMDWVMNRGRISSAGSHRTETDCNRLYGYGSLGSLTDDLPFQRRIVSAGKGKNKLPWEMSSFSSTENHQQCNSPNRTCSEQVVSKDFLPLSRRLSPETYIPSFTSATPQKQNDSRSMGPPGRLRRSGSLNLEPDIFKTTKFCDPDVVAPKGRMLQRNPSVERTVSLPSNPTTSGSFLLPSYPLATLPGGMLTPTLSRRHGGTALSMSNTWPNKRESSPHQRDTSPWSDTAGTAKGDLSSRCSPRPLRATLMSSSSTSSFRRALSSTRATLSISPVVPPGEQAQSHNGQRYNAPSSPQNQHLENSLQLDPDDFSAVQDPQEDDPLDKQEMQNSLRSLHNSAAKKRAKVSLSSPDPGSPDSAVRLDLDSLSHTSPKLTSSASESGLSTLSLVANGFKTSPENSTGIKPRIARVPSAQLKSMYFSSLQGLRNELSSEVGVVGQRVTYSNGKIQTEMETTGTSPPLVKPDFREAVRGLEPTKGSQNHCSSRHSPGKDMPEGVVGKGVVLSLEQGESMAKPPTYPSAGVYNHTLYDNQMDSDDRPLPDEFKEKVINAGFSRDRMQLNQQEWQCGQGNSTQEKIRHRVRQMLSDSPTEENRPLIIKDLHLNGSTLSSYKEDYLSTPLSPSSPVSPLGPKSPLKGFTLPLQPSPPTVPPNPKSLSRLRRAPSLSRTRPSLSHSTDELDSLGTTDHRKNSSEPPELCTFSKPNLALTESFDLLNSVEWEKKIKGLMFLRSLAHYHSDTLQARLHDVCISLIQEVKNLRSTVSRLAVCTLGNLYTNLQKGMDQELEGTVMALLHKAAESNAFIRQDIDVALDCMVQHCSPSRGIHALLTGGLSHVNAVVRKFTAQHLANVVEKAGAARLLSGNKDVTERILPAVTKLTQDTSQEVRYFGRRMLLTLSSHPDFDNILKKCIPTNDLPTVRDTVISLQTKGCGEMPQETQSARCRRSLQGSGTLRSSSLTRKPLNQTNRESNRQYSCRSQTQSIADKTEYIKQISGLLGSKDFRERIKGINQLVDDCQHNPNMVINSIFPLFDAFKARLLESNSKVNLHALESLQKIILMMKDNLSQVVNILVPAIVDNHLNSKSNAIYSAAVAAIDSLILNLDNILLLQPLCTKAKFLNGKAKVDLIEKVSGIVTELYPRKPQMVEQKVLPLLWHLLGTTTHSGTIRGRSVRAATANLCQALYTQMGTSLSDCAASQTANIQMDLNEFLRGFS comes from the exons ATGATCCCTGGATTGATCTCCCAGGAGTTACACAAGCAGCTTCTGGATCCAAAGAATTACCTAAACCGCACAGATGGCGTGGAAGAACTTAAACGCGTCCTCTCAGGGGTGGACATCAAGTCAATCCCCTCTGCGAGCATTGAGGACTTCATAAATTTTCTCCCTCGACTCCTGGATGACAGTAATTTCAAAGTGCTGTATGGTACCTTACAGGTTTTAAACATTCTCATTCAGAGGCTAGGCACGAGTGTAGAGAAATATTTCAAACTGTTACTCTTGGTGGCCTTCAAGGCCCTCGGGGATGCTCGCACCATCACCAGGAGTGAATACATGAATGCGTTTCAAAGGCTGATGGAAACTGTTGCGCCGCAACAAGTGTTAAATCTTCTTGTCAGCAACTTGAAGCACAAGAATTCAAGGATTAGGGAAGATGTCCTTAACATCATTATGGCAGCTATGCTTACTCATCCTAGGAGAGATTTCAACATCCCTAAGCTTTGTAATGAGGTTGCACCATATCTGGCAGACAGCAAGAAGAAAGTCCGCCATGCTGCCCTAGAGCTGTTTGCTGTTTTTGACTACTGCCTTGACACCGGGAAAAAGCAGACTCTGATGAAAGCTGTGGACATGGTTGAGCTGAACGATGATGCAGAGGGTTTAATGGCAGCTGTACAGGCAAGACGAGCAAGGCGTGTCCTCCCTAAACTCTCCTCAGACGGAATAGTGGAGTATGGCTTAGTTGTGCCCAAACCAGGACAGAGGTGCTCACTGCAGTACGGTTCTGGAGCTGATATGGACTGGGTGATGAACAGAGGGCGCATCAGCAGTGCAGGGAGCCACCGAACCGAAACAGACTGTAACCGATTGTATGGCTACGGCAGCTTAGGCTCCCTTACTGATGACCTTCCATTCCAAAGGAGGATTGTCAGCGCGGGCAAAGGGAAAAACAAACTACCCTGGGAGATGTCGAGCTTCTCATCCACTGAGAATCACCAGCAATGCAATTCACCAAATCGAACATGCTCAGAACAG GTGGTTAGCAAGGATTTCCTTCCCCTGTCCAGGAGACTGAGTCCAGAGACCTACATACCCAGTTTTA CTTCTGCAACTCCACAGAAGCAAAACGACTCCAGAAGTATGGGGCCTCCTGGTCGCCTCAGAAGAAGTGGAAGCCTCAACCTGGAACCTGACATCTTTAAAACCACCAAATTCTGTGACCCAGATGTTG TGGCACCCAAAGGGCGCATGCTCCAGAGGAACCCCAGTGTTGAGCGCACAGTTTCCCTTCCCTCTAACCCCACCACATCTGGCTCGTTCCTACTGCCCTCCTACCCACTGGCTACACTCCCAGGAGGCATGCTTACCCCAACACTGTCCCGTCGCCATGGAGGTACCGCCCTGTCTATGTCCAACACCTGGCCCAACAAGAGGGAGAGCAGCCCTCACCAGCGAGACACCAGCCCCTGGAGTGACACAGCAGGCACAGCAAAGG GAGACCTCTCCAGCAGATGCTCTCCCAGGCCTCTCCGTGCCACCCTAATGAGTTCCTCTTCCACTTCATCTTTCCGCCGGGCTCTGAGCAGCACCAGGGCAACCCTCTCTATCTCACCAGTAGTCCCTCCAGGAGAGCAGGCCCAGTCTCATAACGGCCAGAGGTACAATGCTCCAAGCAGCCCTCAGAACCAACATCTAGAAAACAGCCTTCAACTGGACCCCGATGATTTCAGTGCAGTGCAGGATCCTCAAGAAGATGATCCTCTGGACAAGCAGGAG ATGCAGAACTCTCTGCGCTCATTGCACAATAGTGCAGCCAAGAAGAGGGCCAAAGTGAGCCTTAGCAGTCCAGATCCAGGCAGCCCTGACTCTGCTGTGAGATTAGATCTGGATTCATTATCACACACCTCTCCAAAGCTTACCAGCTCAGCCAGTGAAAGTGGTCTCTCAACTCTGAGCTTAGTGGCGAATGGCTTCAAAACCAG TCCTGAAAACTCTACAGGAATTAAACCTCGCATCGCAAGAGTGCCTTCTGCCCAACTGAAGTCCATGTACTTCAGCAGCCTTCAAG GATTAAGAAATGAACTGTCATCTGAGGTGGGTGTTGTTGGGCAGAGAGTGACTTATTCCAATGGGAAAATCCAAACTGAGATGGAGACAACAGGCACGTCCCCTCCTTTGGTCAAACCTGACTTTCGTGAAGCAGTTAGGGGTCTGGAGCCTACAAAAG GGTCACAGAACCATTGCAGTAGCAGACACTCACCAGGCAAAGACATGCCTGAAGGAGTCGTTGGAAAAG GAGTCGTCTTGTCACTTGAGCAGGGTGAATCTATGGCCAAACCCCCCACTTATCCCTCAGCTGGTGTCTACAACCACACTCTGTATGACAATCAGATGGATAGTGATGACAGGCCACTTCCTGATGAATTTAAG GAGAAGGTGATAAACGCAGGCTTCAGCCGGGACAGGATGCAGCTTAATCAGCAGGAGTGGCAGTGTGGTCAGGGGAACAGCACACAAGAGAAGATTCGCCACCGTGTCAGACAGATGTTGTCTGACTCACCAACTGAGGAGAACAGACCATTAATCATCAAAG ATCTGCATTTAAACGGCAGCACGCTGTCTTCCTACAAAGAAGACTACCTCTCTACCCCTCTTAGCCCCAGCAGCCCCGTCAGCCCACTGGGTCCCAAAAGCCCCCTCAAGGGCTTCACACTGCCCCTCCAGCCGAGCCCCCCTACAGTGCCCCCAAACCCTAAAAGCCTCTCGCGGCTCCGGAGGGCTCCCAGCCTCAGCAGGACACGACCTTCACTGTCACATAGCACAG ATGAGCTTGATTCCCTCGGCACCACGGACCACAGGAAAAATAGTTCTGAGCCACCAGAGCTGTGTACGTTTTCCAAACCCAACCTGGCGCTGACGGAAAGCTTCGACCTGCTGAATTCTGTGGAATG GGAGAAGAAGATTAAGGGTCTGATGTTCCTGCGCTCTCTTGCCCACTACCACTCAGACACACTCCAGGCCAGGCTTCATGATGTCTGCATTTCTCTCATTCAAGAG GTGAAGAACTTGCGGTCAACCGTGTCCAGGCTTGCAGTGTGCACACTGGGCAATCTGTACACCAACCTGCAGAAGGGGATGGACCAGGAGCTGGAGGGGACAGTTATGGCTTTACTGCATAAAGCTGCGGAGTCCAACGCCTTCATCAGGCAAGATATTGATGTAGCCCTTGATTGCATGGTGCAGCACTGCAGCCCCTCTCGTGGCATCCACGCTCTACTCACTGGAGGACTCAG TCACGTCAATGCAGTGGTGAGAAAATTCACTGCTCAGCATCTGGCCAATGTGGTAGAGAAGGCTGGTGCTGCCCGTCTCCTCTCTGGGAATAAAGATGTCACTGAGAGGATTTTACCTGCTGTCACAAAACTCACACAAGACACCTCACAGGAAGTCAG GTACTTTGGGCGTCGGATGTTGCTGACCCTGTCATCCCATCCTGACTTTGACAATATCCTGAAGAAATGCATCCCCACCAATGACCTGCCAACCGTTAGAGATACTGTCATCAGTCTCCAGACAAAG GGTTGTGGCGAGATGCCCCAAGAAACCCAGTCAGCAAGGTGCAGACGCTCGCTCCAAGGCAGTGGCACATTGAGAAGCTCGTCTCTCACCAGGAAGCCTCTAAACCAGACCAACAG GGAGTCTAATAGACAATATAGCTGTAGATCTCAGACTCAGAGTATTGCAGACAAGACTGAATACATCAAGCAGATCTCAGGTCTGCTGGGTTCAAAAGACTTCAGAGAGAGGATAAAGGGAATCAACCAGCTTGTGGACGACTGCCAGCACAACCCCAACATGGTCATCAATAGTATATTCCCG CTGTTTGATGCCTTCAAGGCCCGGCTGCTGGAGTCCAACAGTAAAGTCAACCTGCATGCCCTCGAGTCACTGCAGAAAATCATCCTCATGATGAAGGACAACTTGTCCCAAGTGGTCAACATCCTGGTCCCTGCAATCGTGGACAATCACCTCAACTCCAAAAGCAATGCCATCTACTCTGCTGCTGTTGCAGCCATTGATTCACTTATCTTAAATCTCG